In one window of Mercurialis annua linkage group LG4, ddMerAnnu1.2, whole genome shotgun sequence DNA:
- the LOC126679221 gene encoding glycerol-3-phosphate dehydrogenase [NAD(+)] GPDHC1, cytosolic produces MVGSIEAMNVHQNGWSAQNGNGPNGNGLEDKLDELRRLLGKADGDPLRIVGVGAGAWGSVFAALLQDNYGQFRDKVQIRIWRRPGRAVDRATAEHLFEVINSREDVLRRLIRRCAYLKYVEARLGDRTLFADEILKDGFCLNMIDTPLSPLKVVTNLQEAVWDADIVVNGVPSTETYEVFEEIRPYWKERISEPIIISLAKGIEAALEPVPHIITPTQMINKATGVNMENILYLGGPNIASEIYHKEYANARICGADKWRKPLAKFLRQPHFIVWDNSDLVTHEVMGGLKNVYAIGAGMVAALTNESATSKSVYFAHCTSEMIFITHLLAEEPEKLAGPLLADTYVTLLKGRNAWYGQMLAKGELNRDMGDSISGKGMIQGVSAVKAFYALLSQPSLSVLHPNEKRLVAPVELCPILKTLYKILISREDLTQAILQALRDETLNDPRERIEIAQSHAFYRPSLLGQP; encoded by the exons ATGGTTGGAAGTATTGAGGCAATGAATGTTCATCAAAATGGATGGTCTGCTCAGAATGGTAATGGACCTAATGGTAATGGTTTGGAAGATAAGCTCGATGAACTTCGGCGCCTTCTTGGAAAGGCCGATGGTGATCCTTTGAGGATTGTTGGTGTCGGGGCGGGAGCTTGGGGAAGTGTTTTTGCTGCTTTGCTGCAAGATAATTATGGTCAGTTTCGAGATAAGGTCCAAATCAGGATATGGAGAAGGCCTGGCAGAGCTGTCGATAGAGCCACAGCAGAACATCTATTTGAAGTGATCAATTCGAGGGAGGATGTATTGAGGAGGTTGATCAGGAGATGTGCTTATTTGAAATATGTCGAGGCAAGACTAGGCGATAGGACCCTTTTTGCAGATGAGATTTTGAAAGACGGATTTTGCTTGAACATGATCGATACGCCCCTTAGTCCTTTGAAGGTTGTGACTAATTTGCAAGAGGCTGTTTGGGATGCAGATATTGTGGTAAATGGCGTTCCTTCGACAGAAACGTACGAGGTGTTCGAAGAGATTAGGCCTTATTGGAAGGAGAGAATAAGTGAACCTATCATCATTTCTTTAGCAAAGGGTATAGAGGCTGCACTCGAACCTGTTCCCCACATAATTACTCCGACGCAGATGATTAATAAAGCAA CTGGAGTAAATATGGAGAATATACTTTATCTCGGTGGACCAAATATAGCTTCGGAAATATATCACAAGGAATATGCTAATGCTCGGATATGCGGTGCTGATAAGTGGAGAAAGCCGCTCGCTAAATTTCTAAGACAGCCGCATTTCATCGTATGGGACAATAGTGATCTTGTCACTCATGAAGTCATGGGTGGCCTGAAGAATGTATATGCTATTGGAGCCG GAATGGTAGCTGCCCTTACCAATGAGAGTGCTACCAGCAAGTCTGTATATTTTGCACATTGTACATCAGAAATGATATTTATTACTCATCTATTGGCGGAAGAACCAGAGAAGCTTGCAGGGCCTTTGCTGGCAGACACATACGTAACCTTGTTAAAAGGTCGTAATGCATGGTACGGACAAATGTTAGCCAAAGGAGAGTTGAACCGAGACATGGGTGATAGCATCAGCGGGAAAGGAATGATTCAG GGAGTTTCTGCGGTTAAAGCTTTCTATGCACTCCTGAGTCAGCCAAGCTTGAGTGTATTGCATCCCAATGAAAAGAGGCTTGTCGCGCCTGTTGAGCTATGCCCCATTTTGAAAACACTCTATAAAATACTTATTTCAAG GGAAGATTTGACACAAGCTATCTTACAAGCATTAAGAGATGAAACATTGAATGATCCCCGGGAACGCATTGAGATTGCACAAAGTCATGCATTTTACAGGCCATCTCTTCTTGGCCAACCTTGA
- the LOC126676658 gene encoding uncharacterized protein LOC126676658 — protein sequence METNNEGLLKPFFQRASEAEDRLSRIEAALATKKGNFIGTADDQDEQLMKTSSELYAEANKLAAENGKLAAENRKLAAENGKLQYQISHLVRAVRDSNSKLEALRDSEQKAQTTAKLEDLRL from the exons ATGGAAACCAACAATGAAGGTCTCCTTAAACCCTTCTTCCAAAGAGCTTCTGAAGCTGag GATCGATTGTCAAGGATTGAGGCTGCCCTTGCAACTAAAAAAGGTAACTTCATAGGTACTGCTGATGATCAAGATGAGCAACTTATGAAAACAAGTAGTGAACTCTACGCAGAG GCTAACAAGCTTGCTGCGGAAAACGGAAAGCTTGCTGCGGAAAACAGAAAGCTTGCTGCGGAAAATGGGAAGCTGCAGTATCAGATTTCACATCTTGTCAGGGCAGTTCGGGACAGTAACAGCAAGTTGGAGGCCTTGAGAG ATTCAGAACAAAAAGCACAAACCACCGCAAAGTTGGAGGATCTACGATTATGA
- the LOC126677863 gene encoding uncharacterized protein LOC126677863 isoform X1, which yields MDWDLWSAPEESWIFSLRERPCDFYFGYGFDVMEEDALNEKYCLQVLRRLIENADTEIDNLEQDLISLQNEMGWINNEDWFEICCDSLREKINCLDVSIKSLTNKDKNDVEVHLLRHTKPVETLKEIFKDLLSNNLHKKDEQPEEVKYAVSLSTTSDAHAPREPINIMGENEKKGSCNSKSFLKEGMKGSSFMTDNVAVLNPSLKLQGRKTNNQAIIKPANVGTAAGHSTEEILPGNSSTKNLGKGEDRKYGFILKDQRMIQSSSSKSADSERCRAETIKIEPTDVGISNSISVACGNFSTEKKSSNSGSSTVSGEIEEHSSICSYISLGPSIKPEVKKTDPRKKVKLANAIVKRLGQNRQATGSFNEMKTSGKSNSKVSGNKGFCSRPTEKRKPLSPSINTEGKQTCPRKHEHADFVKTASAEELKCTPGLYRRKENDDSGFSSSSNSDIKQKICIVALKAASKGTAKDSKVASLENVVSVNLYPKVDRKEKSPLRIRKVVETAVTETENCALTSLSEPREEGKDAIRRQPKEEGKTTSEEHICEVAADETKSNSKPSLISLKEKVKRSNKSNLPILYDVSISRMVDGSCSSIISKAKKRKLSVVSPLNAGIYQDCKTTAKKLVELRECASKRNSHSSGDVPKSAPMKILSSDKSINESSYKDDPSLFESSICDSSSNSALLLPSALTLEKMRLGELRDMAKRYKISKYYNLSKKTILQQLAGRMDD from the exons ATGGATTGGGATCTTTGGAGTGCGCCCG AAGAAAGCTGGATTTTCTCCCTACGTGAAAGGCCATGTGATTTTTACTTTGGTTATGGGTTTG ACGTGATGGAAGAAGATGCTTTGAATGAAAAATACTGCTTACAAGTGTTGAGGAGATTGATAGAAAATGCGGATACCGAGATCGATAACCTTGAGCAAGATTTGATATCCCTGCAAAATGAAATGGGTTGGATAAACAATGAGGATTGGTTCGAAATATGTTGTGATTCGTTGAGAGAGAAGATCAATTGCCTTGACGTTTCAATAAAGAGTTTGACAAATAAGGACAAGAATGATGTTGAGGTTCATTTATTGAGGCATACAAAACCAGTTGAAACATTAAAGGAAATATTTAAGGATCTCCTCAGCAATAACTTGCACAAGAAAGATGAGCAG CCTGAGGAAGTTAAGTATGCTGTTAGCTTAAGCACAACCTCTGATGCTCATGCTCCGAGAGAACCTATCAACATTATGGGCGAGAATGAAAAAAAAGGCAGTTGTAACTCTAAATCTTTTTTGAAGGAGGGAATGAAGGGTTCAAGTTTCATGACTGATAATGTTGCAGTACTAAATCCATCTTTGAAGCTTCAAGGGAGGAAAACTAACAATCAAGCTATTATTAAG CCTGCAAATGTTGGTACCGCAGCTGGTCATTCCACTGAGGAGATATTACCAGGCAACTCCAGTACGAAAAATCTAGGGAAGGGGGAAGATAGAAAATATGGTTTTATTCTGAAGGACCAAAGAATGATCCAAAGTTCATCCTCAAAGTCTGCAGACAGTGAGAGATGTAGAGCAGAGACGATTAAAATTGAG CCTACAGATGTTGGTATTAGCAATTCCATCTCAGTTGCTTGTGGCAATTTCAGTACGGAAAAAAAATCGAGCAATTCAGGTTCAAGTACTGTGAGTGGGGAGATTGAAGAGCATAGTTCTATATGTTCATACATCAGCTTAGGTCCATCAATTAAGCCTGAGGTGAAGAAAACAGATCctcgtaaaaaggtgaag CTTGCAAATGCTATTGTTAAACGGTTAGGCCAAAACAGGCAGGCAACTGGGAGCTTCAATGAGATGAAAACATCAGGCAAGTCTAATTCAAAAGTATCTGGAAACAAGGGATTCTGTTCTAGGCCTACAGAAAAAAGAAAACCTTTGAGTCCATCAATTAACACCGAAGGAAAACAAACTTGTCCAAGAAAACATGAG CATGCAGATTTTGTTAAAACTGCCAGTGCCGAAGAATTGAAATGTACACCTGGTCTGTATAGGAGAAAAGAGAATGACGATTCAGGATTTAGCAGCAGCAGTAACTCTGATATTAAGCAGAAAATCTGCATTGTTGCACTGAAAGCTGCGAGCAAGGGGACTGCAAAAGATTCGAAGGTTGCTTCACTTGAGAATGTGGTCTCAGTAAATTTGTATCCGAAGGTGGatagaaaagagaaaagtcCTTTGCGAATTAGAAAGGTGGTTGAAACTGCTGTGACTGAGACAGAGAATTGTGCCTTAACTTCTCTTTCAGAGCCACGGGAAGAAGGAAAAGACGCAATCAGGCGACAGCCTAAAGAGGAAGGAAAAACTACGTCTGAAGAGCACATATGTGAAGTTGCTGCTGATGAGACGAAGTCCAATTCGAAACCATCCCTGATATCGCTGAAAGAAAAGGTGAAGAGGAGTAACAAGTCAAATCTTCCAATTCTGTATGATGTAAGTATCTCTAGAATGGTAGATGGTTCCTGCTCATCTATTATTTCCAAGGCCAAGAAGCGAAAACTATCAGTGGTCAGTCCGCTAAATGCCGGTATATATCAGGATTGCAAGACCACTGCTAAGAAATTGGTTGAGCTAAGAGAATGTGCATCTAAACGGAATAGTCATTCTTCTGGCGACGTCCCAAAATCAGCTCCGATGAAGATTTTGAGTTCAGACAAGAGCATAAATGAGAGTTCATATAAGGATGACCCGTCACTGTTCGAGTCCTCAATTTGTGATTCCAGTTCCAATTCTGCACTTTTATTACCTTCTGCATTAACACTGGAGAAAATGAGATTAGGTGAGCTCCGAGACATGGCGAAGCGATACAAAATAAGCAAGTACTACAACCTGTCAAAGAAAACTATCCTGCAACAGTTAGCTGGTAGAATGGATGATTAG
- the LOC126677863 gene encoding uncharacterized protein LOC126677863 isoform X2: MDWDLWSAPEESWIFSLRERPCDFYFGYGFDVMEEDALNEKYCLQVLRRLIENADTEIDNLEQDLISLQNEMGWINNEDWFEICCDSLREKINCLDVSIKSLTNKDKNDVEVHLLRHTKPVETLKEIFKDLLSNNLHKKDEQPEEVKYAVSLSTTSDAHAPREPINIMGENEKKGSCNSKSFLKEGMKGSSFMTDNVAVLNPSLKLQGRKTNNQAIIKPANVGTAAGHSTEEILPGNSSTKNLGKGEDRKYGFILKDQRMIQSSSSKSADSERCRAETIKIEPTDVGISNSISVACGNFSTEKKSSNSGSSTVSGEIEEHSSICSYISLGPSIKPEVKKTDPRKKLANAIVKRLGQNRQATGSFNEMKTSGKSNSKVSGNKGFCSRPTEKRKPLSPSINTEGKQTCPRKHEHADFVKTASAEELKCTPGLYRRKENDDSGFSSSSNSDIKQKICIVALKAASKGTAKDSKVASLENVVSVNLYPKVDRKEKSPLRIRKVVETAVTETENCALTSLSEPREEGKDAIRRQPKEEGKTTSEEHICEVAADETKSNSKPSLISLKEKVKRSNKSNLPILYDVSISRMVDGSCSSIISKAKKRKLSVVSPLNAGIYQDCKTTAKKLVELRECASKRNSHSSGDVPKSAPMKILSSDKSINESSYKDDPSLFESSICDSSSNSALLLPSALTLEKMRLGELRDMAKRYKISKYYNLSKKTILQQLAGRMDD, translated from the exons ATGGATTGGGATCTTTGGAGTGCGCCCG AAGAAAGCTGGATTTTCTCCCTACGTGAAAGGCCATGTGATTTTTACTTTGGTTATGGGTTTG ACGTGATGGAAGAAGATGCTTTGAATGAAAAATACTGCTTACAAGTGTTGAGGAGATTGATAGAAAATGCGGATACCGAGATCGATAACCTTGAGCAAGATTTGATATCCCTGCAAAATGAAATGGGTTGGATAAACAATGAGGATTGGTTCGAAATATGTTGTGATTCGTTGAGAGAGAAGATCAATTGCCTTGACGTTTCAATAAAGAGTTTGACAAATAAGGACAAGAATGATGTTGAGGTTCATTTATTGAGGCATACAAAACCAGTTGAAACATTAAAGGAAATATTTAAGGATCTCCTCAGCAATAACTTGCACAAGAAAGATGAGCAG CCTGAGGAAGTTAAGTATGCTGTTAGCTTAAGCACAACCTCTGATGCTCATGCTCCGAGAGAACCTATCAACATTATGGGCGAGAATGAAAAAAAAGGCAGTTGTAACTCTAAATCTTTTTTGAAGGAGGGAATGAAGGGTTCAAGTTTCATGACTGATAATGTTGCAGTACTAAATCCATCTTTGAAGCTTCAAGGGAGGAAAACTAACAATCAAGCTATTATTAAG CCTGCAAATGTTGGTACCGCAGCTGGTCATTCCACTGAGGAGATATTACCAGGCAACTCCAGTACGAAAAATCTAGGGAAGGGGGAAGATAGAAAATATGGTTTTATTCTGAAGGACCAAAGAATGATCCAAAGTTCATCCTCAAAGTCTGCAGACAGTGAGAGATGTAGAGCAGAGACGATTAAAATTGAG CCTACAGATGTTGGTATTAGCAATTCCATCTCAGTTGCTTGTGGCAATTTCAGTACGGAAAAAAAATCGAGCAATTCAGGTTCAAGTACTGTGAGTGGGGAGATTGAAGAGCATAGTTCTATATGTTCATACATCAGCTTAGGTCCATCAATTAAGCCTGAGGTGAAGAAAACAGATCctcgtaaaaag CTTGCAAATGCTATTGTTAAACGGTTAGGCCAAAACAGGCAGGCAACTGGGAGCTTCAATGAGATGAAAACATCAGGCAAGTCTAATTCAAAAGTATCTGGAAACAAGGGATTCTGTTCTAGGCCTACAGAAAAAAGAAAACCTTTGAGTCCATCAATTAACACCGAAGGAAAACAAACTTGTCCAAGAAAACATGAG CATGCAGATTTTGTTAAAACTGCCAGTGCCGAAGAATTGAAATGTACACCTGGTCTGTATAGGAGAAAAGAGAATGACGATTCAGGATTTAGCAGCAGCAGTAACTCTGATATTAAGCAGAAAATCTGCATTGTTGCACTGAAAGCTGCGAGCAAGGGGACTGCAAAAGATTCGAAGGTTGCTTCACTTGAGAATGTGGTCTCAGTAAATTTGTATCCGAAGGTGGatagaaaagagaaaagtcCTTTGCGAATTAGAAAGGTGGTTGAAACTGCTGTGACTGAGACAGAGAATTGTGCCTTAACTTCTCTTTCAGAGCCACGGGAAGAAGGAAAAGACGCAATCAGGCGACAGCCTAAAGAGGAAGGAAAAACTACGTCTGAAGAGCACATATGTGAAGTTGCTGCTGATGAGACGAAGTCCAATTCGAAACCATCCCTGATATCGCTGAAAGAAAAGGTGAAGAGGAGTAACAAGTCAAATCTTCCAATTCTGTATGATGTAAGTATCTCTAGAATGGTAGATGGTTCCTGCTCATCTATTATTTCCAAGGCCAAGAAGCGAAAACTATCAGTGGTCAGTCCGCTAAATGCCGGTATATATCAGGATTGCAAGACCACTGCTAAGAAATTGGTTGAGCTAAGAGAATGTGCATCTAAACGGAATAGTCATTCTTCTGGCGACGTCCCAAAATCAGCTCCGATGAAGATTTTGAGTTCAGACAAGAGCATAAATGAGAGTTCATATAAGGATGACCCGTCACTGTTCGAGTCCTCAATTTGTGATTCCAGTTCCAATTCTGCACTTTTATTACCTTCTGCATTAACACTGGAGAAAATGAGATTAGGTGAGCTCCGAGACATGGCGAAGCGATACAAAATAAGCAAGTACTACAACCTGTCAAAGAAAACTATCCTGCAACAGTTAGCTGGTAGAATGGATGATTAG